Proteins co-encoded in one Halococcoides cellulosivorans genomic window:
- a CDS encoding NRDE family protein, with product MCTIVCAHRVLADAAVAVAANRDEALDRPAEPPRARGSDPVVVAPRDREAGGTWIGSSAAGLVVALANRWTDGPAGDRSRGRLVADALAQPTLAAALRTVERDLDRRAFAPFSMLMADRQRAVLIEWTGRLRVRSLARGVHVVVNVGADGTYAASRDRPAASRRQMRVAETLRDALTARPTERASEWLDRASEWLADHHVGACVHGDGFGTRSSSLIALGSDATFRYADGPPCRTQFRDIAAPEGHL from the coding sequence GTGTGTACGATCGTCTGCGCCCACCGGGTGCTGGCGGACGCGGCGGTCGCGGTCGCCGCGAACCGCGACGAGGCGCTCGACCGCCCCGCAGAGCCGCCGCGAGCGCGCGGGTCCGATCCCGTCGTCGTGGCCCCGCGCGACCGCGAGGCGGGCGGCACCTGGATCGGGTCCTCCGCGGCGGGGCTGGTCGTCGCTCTCGCGAACCGGTGGACCGATGGGCCTGCGGGCGACCGCTCGCGTGGCCGCCTCGTCGCGGATGCCCTCGCCCAACCGACGCTCGCCGCGGCGCTGCGGACCGTCGAGCGCGACCTCGATCGCCGCGCGTTCGCCCCGTTCAGCATGCTGATGGCCGACCGGCAGCGAGCCGTCCTGATCGAGTGGACCGGCCGTCTCCGGGTCCGGTCGCTCGCGCGCGGCGTCCACGTCGTCGTCAACGTCGGCGCGGACGGCACCTATGCCGCCTCACGAGATCGGCCGGCGGCGAGTCGACGACAGATGCGCGTCGCAGAGACGCTTCGGGACGCGTTGACCGCCCGGCCCACCGAGCGCGCCAGCGAGTGGCTGGATCGGGCGAGCGAGTGGCTCGCAGACCACCACGTCGGGGCGTGTGTCCACGGCGACGGGTTCGGAACGCGGTCCTCGTCGCTGATCGCACTGGGGTCCGACGCCACGTTTCGGTACGCCGACGGCCCACCCTGCCGGACGCAATTTCGCGACATCGCGGCGCCCGAGGGTCACCTTTAA
- a CDS encoding 30S ribosomal protein S4, which translates to MSLGSNTAFYETPNHPFQGERIADESRLVGEYGLKNKQELWRAQSELRGYRREARKLLGRSADEREAEEFLSRLKRLGILDEQDSLDDVLSLEVTDVLERRLQTVAYRKGLANTIDQARQFVTHGHVTIEGQRQTRPSRKVAVAEQTLVSFDEHSPLADELHPERAEEA; encoded by the coding sequence ATGAGCCTCGGATCCAACACCGCCTTCTACGAGACGCCGAACCACCCGTTCCAGGGTGAACGCATCGCAGACGAGAGCCGTCTCGTCGGTGAGTACGGGCTGAAGAACAAACAGGAGCTCTGGCGCGCCCAGTCCGAACTGCGTGGCTACCGCCGCGAGGCCCGAAAGCTTCTCGGCCGGTCGGCCGACGAACGCGAGGCCGAGGAGTTCCTCAGCCGGTTGAAGCGGCTGGGCATCCTCGACGAGCAGGACAGTCTCGACGACGTCCTCTCGCTCGAAGTGACGGACGTGCTCGAACGCCGCCTCCAGACGGTCGCCTACCGGAAGGGCCTGGCGAACACGATCGATCAGGCCCGACAGTTCGTCACCCACGGTCACGTGACGATCGAGGGCCAACGCCAGACGCGTCCCTCCCGGAAGGTCGCCGTCGCGGAGCAGACTCTCGTTTCGTTCGACGAGCACAGTCCGCTCGCGGACGAACTCCACCCCGAACGTGCGGAGGAAGCCTGA
- a CDS encoding helix-turn-helix transcriptional regulator, with amino-acid sequence MSATPEDLSEDERRGLELVRESGGIHQSEFWKELDVSSRTGSRIAQTLVDRDLIDREETVYDGHNTYLLAPTAADLDFSLLMAGDMLSPFVGEENIDERTDRFTQWLMNLAYEE; translated from the coding sequence ATGAGCGCGACGCCCGAGGACCTCTCGGAGGACGAACGCCGTGGGCTCGAACTCGTCCGCGAGAGCGGCGGTATCCACCAAAGCGAGTTCTGGAAGGAACTGGACGTGAGTTCGCGGACCGGCAGTCGGATCGCCCAGACACTCGTCGACCGGGACCTCATCGACCGCGAGGAGACGGTGTACGACGGCCACAACACGTACCTGTTGGCGCCGACGGCCGCCGATCTGGACTTCTCGCTGTTGATGGCCGGCGACATGCTCTCGCCGTTCGTCGGTGAGGAGAACATCGACGAGCGGACCGACCGGTTCACGCAGTGGCTGATGAATCTGGCCTACGAGGAGTAG
- a CDS encoding OBG GTPase family GTP-binding protein, with translation MGLEEEIRELEEEIASTPYNKSTEAHIGRLKAKLAEKKEKLEVQQSGSGGGPGYAVEKTGDATVALVGFPSVGKSTLINALTNADSEVGSYEFTTLSVNPGMLQYRGANIQLLDVPGLIEGAADGRGGGTQVLSVVRTADLVLFVLSAFEIEQYERLRDELYANKVRLDTEPPRVSIRVKQQGGIEVNATVDLELDEETIKSVVREHGYVNAVLTIGEQITVDELIDGLMDNREYLPSLVSVNKADLLEPGLIEGVEADLREVGVDPEEAIFISATDERGLDGLTDRIWEELGLIRIYMDKPGRGVDYDEPLILRAGDTVEDACEKLGGRFEDGFQFGRVRGESAQHEDQQVGPDHELRDEDVLRIVTDR, from the coding sequence ATGGGGCTCGAGGAGGAGATCCGGGAACTCGAAGAGGAGATCGCCAGCACGCCCTACAACAAGTCCACCGAGGCGCACATCGGCCGGCTCAAGGCCAAACTCGCGGAAAAGAAAGAGAAGCTCGAAGTCCAGCAGTCGGGGTCCGGCGGCGGTCCCGGATACGCCGTCGAGAAGACCGGCGACGCGACGGTCGCGCTCGTGGGCTTTCCCAGCGTCGGGAAGTCCACGCTGATCAACGCCCTCACGAACGCCGACAGCGAGGTCGGCTCGTATGAGTTCACGACGCTGTCGGTCAACCCCGGCATGCTCCAGTATCGCGGCGCGAACATCCAGTTGCTCGACGTGCCGGGCCTGATCGAGGGCGCGGCCGACGGCCGCGGCGGCGGGACCCAGGTGCTCTCGGTCGTCCGGACCGCGGATCTCGTCTTGTTCGTGCTCTCGGCGTTCGAGATCGAACAGTACGAGCGCCTGCGCGACGAACTGTATGCGAACAAGGTTCGGCTGGACACCGAGCCCCCGCGGGTGTCGATTCGAGTCAAACAGCAGGGCGGCATCGAGGTGAACGCGACCGTCGATCTGGAGCTCGACGAGGAGACGATCAAGAGCGTCGTCCGCGAGCACGGCTACGTCAACGCGGTCCTCACGATCGGTGAGCAGATTACCGTCGACGAACTCATCGACGGCCTGATGGACAACCGTGAGTACCTCCCCTCGCTGGTCTCGGTCAACAAAGCCGACCTCCTCGAACCGGGGCTGATCGAAGGCGTCGAGGCGGATCTGCGCGAGGTGGGTGTCGATCCCGAGGAGGCGATTTTCATCTCGGCGACCGACGAACGCGGTCTCGACGGGCTGACCGATCGGATCTGGGAGGAACTCGGCCTGATCCGGATCTACATGGACAAGCCCGGTCGCGGGGTCGACTACGACGAACCGCTGATTCTCCGCGCGGGCGACACCGTCGAAGACGCCTGCGAGAAACTCGGCGGGCGGTTCGAAGACGGGTTCCAGTTCGGGCGCGTCCGCGGCGAGAGCGCCCAGCATGAGGACCAGCAGGTCGGGCCCGACCACGAACTCCGCGACGAAGACGTCCTCCGGATCGTCACCGATCGGTGA
- a CDS encoding TGS domain-containing protein, which translates to MAQSREPESISASHSGRSSSASCSRRCDRTSDACAKLSGRFEDGFQFGRVRGESAQHEDQQVGPDHELRDEDVLRIVTDR; encoded by the coding sequence GTGGCCCAATCGCGCGAGCCGGAATCTATCTCGGCCTCGCACTCGGGTCGATCGTCGTCGGCATCGTGTTCGCGGCGTTGTGACCGCACGAGCGACGCGTGTGCGAAACTCAGCGGCCGCTTCGAGGACGGGTTCCAGTTCGGCCGCGTCCGGGGCGAGAGCGCCCAGCACGAGGACCAGCAGGTCGGCCCCGACCACGAACTCCGCGACGAGGACGTGCTTCGAATCGTCACCGATCGGTGA
- a CDS encoding DNA-directed RNA polymerase subunit N, which yields MMVPVRCFTCGTVVADEWEEFKDRAREGDEDPEAVLDELGVDRHCCRRMLVSHKDLVDIVAPYQ from the coding sequence ATGATGGTACCGGTCCGATGTTTCACCTGTGGCACCGTCGTCGCCGACGAGTGGGAGGAGTTCAAAGACCGCGCCCGCGAGGGCGACGAGGATCCCGAAGCCGTCCTGGACGAGCTCGGGGTGGACCGACACTGCTGTCGGCGCATGCTCGTCTCGCATAAGGACCTCGTCGATATCGTGGCCCCCTACCAATAA
- the proC gene encoding pyrroline-5-carboxylate reductase, with protein MNSVSVIGCGNMGSALIRGLADTEYTVTACDVDEAALEAVAGAADRTTADIDEAAAAPLVVLAVKPDVITTVLDALDLSADQTLCSVAAGVETDVLAARTDATVCRLMPNLAAEYGEMAAAMTPPGVDDARAVFASLGTVVELDEELMHLATAINGSGPAFVFYLIDAMQTAGVEGGMDPDDARALATQTFRGAAETIQRSDRRIEASIDAVCSPNGTTIEGMHVLWDGDCADQLQSAITAAEHRSKELAAEVDHE; from the coding sequence ATGAATTCGGTCAGTGTCATCGGCTGTGGAAACATGGGGAGTGCCCTGATCCGCGGCCTCGCGGACACCGAGTACACAGTGACGGCGTGTGACGTCGACGAGGCAGCACTGGAGGCCGTCGCCGGAGCTGCCGATCGAACGACCGCGGACATCGACGAGGCGGCGGCAGCCCCGCTGGTCGTGCTCGCGGTCAAACCCGACGTGATCACGACCGTCCTCGACGCGCTCGACCTCTCGGCCGACCAGACGCTGTGTTCGGTCGCCGCCGGCGTCGAGACCGACGTGCTCGCCGCGCGGACCGATGCGACGGTCTGTCGGTTGATGCCGAACCTCGCGGCGGAGTACGGTGAGATGGCCGCCGCGATGACGCCGCCGGGCGTCGACGACGCGCGCGCGGTGTTCGCGTCACTCGGCACGGTCGTCGAACTCGACGAGGAGTTGATGCATCTCGCGACGGCGATCAACGGCAGCGGGCCCGCGTTCGTCTTCTATCTCATCGACGCGATGCAGACGGCGGGCGTCGAGGGCGGGATGGACCCCGACGACGCGCGGGCGCTGGCCACCCAGACGTTCCGTGGCGCGGCCGAGACGATCCAGCGGTCCGATCGCCGCATCGAGGCGTCGATCGACGCGGTCTGCTCGCCCAACGGCACGACCATCGAGGGAATGCACGTGCTCTGGGACGGGGACTGTGCCGACCAACTCCAGTCCGCGATCACCGCCGCCGAGCACCGCTCGAAAGAACTCGCCGCGGAGGTCGACCATGAGTGA
- a CDS encoding DUF5658 family protein, giving the protein MSLTNNRVPIEWKWPDYGELVVSIVIIWGFGDVVSTLVASAASGTFALEANPLIRALLIHDPMLMIATKAAVVLIVGLVLLAMRPVVETVPAWRGWFLGINAFGGVIVLSNVAVAMVHLF; this is encoded by the coding sequence ATGAGCTTAACAAACAACCGAGTCCCGATCGAGTGGAAGTGGCCCGACTACGGCGAACTCGTCGTATCGATAGTGATAATCTGGGGCTTCGGTGACGTCGTCTCGACACTCGTCGCGTCGGCGGCGTCGGGCACCTTCGCACTCGAAGCGAACCCGCTCATCCGGGCGCTGTTGATCCACGACCCGATGTTGATGATCGCGACGAAAGCGGCCGTCGTCCTGATCGTCGGCCTCGTCTTGCTCGCGATGCGTCCGGTCGTCGAGACGGTCCCGGCCTGGCGCGGGTGGTTTCTGGGCATCAACGCCTTCGGTGGCGTGATCGTCCTGAGCAACGTCGCCGTCGCGATGGTCCATCTGTTCTAG
- a CDS encoding 50S ribosomal protein L18e, which translates to MSNTNSRLHSLIADLKAAARRSGGDVWGTVADRLEKPRRTHAEVNLGRIDRYAQDDETVVVPGKVLGAGALQTEVRVAAVDFSGTAETKIEQSGETLSLEEALIRNPEGSNVRVIR; encoded by the coding sequence ATGAGTAATACTAATTCGAGACTCCACAGTCTCATCGCCGACCTGAAGGCGGCCGCCCGGCGGTCCGGCGGGGACGTCTGGGGCACGGTCGCAGACCGACTCGAGAAACCCCGGCGCACACACGCCGAAGTCAACCTGGGGCGGATCGACCGCTACGCCCAGGACGACGAGACCGTCGTGGTGCCGGGCAAGGTCCTCGGGGCTGGCGCACTCCAGACGGAGGTTCGCGTCGCCGCAGTGGACTTCTCCGGGACGGCTGAGACGAAGATCGAACAGTCCGGCGAGACGCTCTCGCTCGAAGAAGCCCTCATCCGCAACCCCGAGGGCTCGAACGTCCGGGTGATCCGATGA
- a CDS encoding 30S ribosomal protein S9, with protein MVTNTSGKKKTAVARATVSEGDGRVRIGSRPVELVDPELAKLKMLEPFRIAADDLREAVDVEVTVEGGGVMGQADAARTAIARGLVEHTNDAELRDAFMSFDRTLLVNDVRQPEAKKWGGPGARARYQKSYR; from the coding sequence ATGGTAACGAACACCTCAGGCAAGAAGAAGACCGCCGTCGCCCGCGCGACCGTCTCCGAGGGTGACGGCCGCGTCCGTATCGGTTCCCGCCCGGTCGAACTGGTCGACCCGGAGCTGGCGAAACTCAAGATGCTCGAGCCGTTCCGCATCGCCGCCGACGACCTGCGCGAAGCCGTCGACGTCGAGGTGACCGTCGAGGGCGGTGGCGTGATGGGCCAGGCCGACGCGGCCCGGACCGCCATCGCGCGCGGCCTCGTCGAACACACCAACGACGCGGAACTCCGGGACGCCTTCATGTCGTTCGACCGCACCCTGCTGGTCAACGACGTGCGCCAGCCCGAGGCCAAGAAGTGGGGCGGTCCCGGCGCCCGCGCTCGATACCAAAAATCTTACCGCTAA
- the proB gene encoding glutamate 5-kinase has product MSEFDASVDPEVVERTRERAASADRVVVKAGTNSLTDADSNLDDDKLDKLVDDIADLRNRGREVLLVSSGAIGAGHGRVEAPTDTVEAAQALSTVGQSHLMRRYTESFERYDMTVAQVLVTQADIDDPERFTNFRNTIETLFEWGVVPIVNENDAIAIEEIQIGDNDMLSSAVAMGVDADLLVTLTDVDGVYTGHPDRDPTARKIAAVGENYAEVQDLVQDSATDGFGGIITKVEGARRVNEHGIPAVVAGSAEPDVLDRIADGESVGTIFVPVNGE; this is encoded by the coding sequence ATGAGTGAGTTCGACGCGAGCGTCGACCCCGAGGTCGTCGAACGGACACGCGAGCGGGCGGCGAGCGCCGATCGCGTCGTCGTCAAGGCGGGCACCAACTCCCTGACCGACGCCGATTCGAATCTCGACGACGACAAACTCGACAAACTGGTCGACGACATCGCGGACCTTCGAAATCGCGGCCGCGAGGTCCTGTTGGTCTCCTCGGGTGCGATCGGCGCAGGCCACGGGCGCGTCGAGGCCCCGACCGACACCGTCGAGGCCGCCCAGGCGCTGTCGACGGTCGGCCAGAGCCACCTGATGCGCCGCTACACCGAGAGTTTCGAGCGGTACGATATGACCGTCGCGCAGGTGTTGGTCACGCAGGCGGACATCGACGATCCAGAGCGGTTCACGAACTTCCGGAACACGATCGAGACGCTGTTCGAGTGGGGTGTCGTCCCGATCGTCAACGAGAACGACGCGATCGCGATCGAAGAGATTCAGATCGGTGACAACGACATGCTCTCGTCGGCGGTCGCGATGGGTGTCGACGCGGATCTGCTGGTGACGCTCACCGACGTCGACGGCGTCTATACGGGCCATCCCGATCGCGATCCCACCGCCCGGAAAATCGCAGCGGTCGGTGAAAATTACGCCGAGGTCCAGGATCTCGTCCAGGACAGCGCGACCGACGGGTTCGGGGGGATCATCACCAAAGTCGAGGGCGCGCGTCGCGTGAACGAACACGGGATCCCCGCGGTCGTCGCTGGCTCTGCGGAGCCCGACGTGCTGGATCGGATCGCCGACGGGGAGTCGGTCGGGACGATCTTCGTGCCCGTGAACGGGGAGTAG
- a CDS encoding DNA-directed RNA polymerase subunit D, with the protein MAEYDVTFIEHDHDRARFLVRGITPAFANGIRRAMVADVPTFSVDTIRVIENTSVMFDEQIGLRLGLVPLTTPESGYVEGDTVTLSLDVSGPATAYSGDLVSTDEAIVPANDEIPVIDLKEDQRIELEAEAVLDSGRTHAKHQGGVAVGYRHLQRVVVEGDREAYADDERQIVRGVVEDDGELIPTEEFDHDLTELYPDKAVHVEDIENAFVFHVETDESFSAERLVLDAVESLGNRADQLNDAVQL; encoded by the coding sequence ATGGCCGAGTACGACGTCACGTTCATCGAGCACGACCACGATCGCGCCCGGTTTCTCGTCCGGGGCATCACGCCCGCGTTCGCGAACGGCATCCGCCGCGCGATGGTCGCGGACGTGCCCACGTTCAGCGTGGACACGATCCGCGTCATCGAGAACACCAGCGTGATGTTCGACGAGCAGATCGGCCTCCGTCTGGGGCTGGTCCCGCTGACGACCCCCGAGTCGGGCTACGTCGAGGGTGACACCGTCACGCTCTCTCTGGACGTCTCCGGGCCGGCGACGGCCTACTCGGGCGATCTGGTCTCGACGGACGAGGCGATCGTGCCGGCCAACGACGAGATTCCGGTCATCGACCTCAAAGAAGACCAGCGGATCGAACTCGAAGCCGAGGCGGTGCTCGACTCCGGGCGGACCCACGCCAAACACCAGGGTGGCGTCGCGGTCGGCTATCGACACCTCCAGCGTGTCGTCGTCGAGGGCGACCGGGAGGCCTACGCCGACGACGAACGCCAGATCGTGCGCGGCGTCGTCGAGGACGACGGCGAGTTGATCCCGACCGAGGAGTTCGATCACGACCTGACCGAACTGTACCCGGACAAAGCAGTCCACGTCGAGGACATCGAGAACGCGTTCGTGTTCCACGTCGAGACCGACGAGTCGTTCTCGGCGGAACGCCTGGTGCTCGACGCCGTCGAATCTCTGGGGAATCGCGCGGACCAATTGAACGACGCAGTCCAACTGTAA
- a CDS encoding 30S ribosomal protein S13, with protein sequence MSADNPDADESEDEDLRYFVRIEQTDLDGTKSVERALSDMDGIGRRAARLIADEVGIDRRETLGRLEDDTIESIVDHVENFADHVPEWMANHQNDFFSGETTHEIGNDLELTRRQDVNRMKMIDSYKGVRHKRGQKVRGQRTKSTGRSEGTIGVNVEAIKEEQAEMEAAEEDDE encoded by the coding sequence ATGAGTGCAGACAACCCAGACGCGGACGAGAGCGAGGACGAGGATCTTCGCTACTTCGTCCGGATCGAACAGACAGACCTCGACGGGACGAAATCCGTCGAGCGTGCCCTTTCGGACATGGACGGCATCGGCCGTCGGGCCGCTCGACTCATCGCCGACGAGGTCGGCATCGACCGACGCGAGACGCTCGGCCGGCTCGAAGACGACACGATCGAGTCGATCGTCGATCACGTCGAGAACTTCGCTGACCACGTCCCCGAGTGGATGGCCAACCACCAGAACGACTTCTTCTCCGGTGAGACGACTCACGAGATCGGCAACGACCTCGAACTCACCCGACGACAGGACGTCAACCGGATGAAGATGATCGACTCCTACAAGGGCGTTCGCCACAAGCGCGGCCAGAAGGTTCGTGGCCAGCGCACCAAATCGACGGGCCGGTCCGAAGGGACGATCGGCGTCAACGTCGAGGCCATCAAGGAAGAACAGGCCGAGATGGAAGCCGCAGAGGAGGATGACGAATGA
- a CDS encoding 50S ribosomal protein L13 codes for MNANTFEADAVIDAKDCILGRVASTVAERALDGERIAVVNAEDAVITGDDEDIVETFRTRVEIGSDRGPRSVKRPDALFKRSIRGMLPHKKPRGRTALENVRVYVGNPYDDSGTVLEDTSLDRLSNIRFVQLGEVSERIGGSVTW; via the coding sequence ATGAACGCCAACACCTTCGAGGCCGACGCGGTGATCGACGCCAAGGACTGCATCCTCGGGCGGGTCGCCAGCACGGTCGCCGAACGCGCGCTCGACGGCGAACGGATCGCCGTCGTCAACGCCGAAGACGCCGTCATCACGGGTGACGACGAGGACATCGTCGAGACCTTCCGGACCCGTGTCGAGATCGGCTCCGATCGGGGGCCGCGCTCGGTCAAGCGACCGGACGCGCTGTTCAAGCGATCGATCCGGGGAATGTTGCCCCACAAGAAGCCTCGCGGTCGGACCGCTCTGGAGAACGTCCGGGTGTACGTGGGCAACCCCTACGACGACTCCGGGACGGTTCTGGAGGACACCTCGCTGGATCGGCTCTCGAACATCCGGTTCGTCCAGCTGGGCGAGGTCAGCGAACGCATTGGAGGCTCCGTGACATGGTAA
- a CDS encoding sensor histidine kinase, translated as MSRGRRRAERVLEHSPTAQIRLNDGQIEYANRAARELFERSDLVGEPLGVAVDPPDRERVRTALDDCVDRASLSFRTPDGRRIDSEWRRTDRGALVGSLRDVTDRHERRADLERDSAILDSLLAGLPMSIYVKDRRSRHVRVSDDMLCTNPESTITGPAGKAHHHTADIVGKSDFDLYDPAFAAAAVAEDRVVMATEESMIDELAESTTNLGETIITRTSKVPRYDAEGNVVGIVGVTRDVTEREQTRRDLERQNDRLEAFTEVLAHDLRNPLEVARGNVDLLAESVDHAAVGAIGRSLDRMSELIGEIHSFVLEGRTVDDPNAVALASVAHRAWDSVATDGATLDVRTTRTIRADPDRLVRLLENLYRNAIEHGTTDGSVTVAVADLPDGFVVVDDGPGIPAGERDRVFERGVSTRSGNTGFGLAIVETIASAHGWSVGLTADPPVELGGAAVTITGVVRVED; from the coding sequence GTGTCACGTGGTCGACGCCGGGCCGAACGGGTCCTCGAACACTCGCCAACGGCTCAGATCCGTCTGAACGACGGACAGATCGAGTACGCCAACCGGGCCGCTCGTGAGTTGTTCGAGCGGTCGGATCTGGTCGGTGAGCCACTGGGTGTCGCCGTCGACCCGCCCGACCGCGAACGCGTCCGGACCGCGCTCGACGACTGTGTCGATCGGGCGTCACTCTCTTTTCGAACGCCCGACGGCCGTCGGATCGACAGCGAATGGCGACGCACCGACAGGGGCGCACTCGTCGGGAGTCTCCGCGACGTGACCGACCGACACGAGCGACGGGCGGACCTGGAACGGGACAGTGCGATCCTCGATAGCCTGTTGGCGGGCCTGCCGATGTCGATCTACGTCAAAGATCGCCGGAGCCGACACGTCCGCGTCAGCGACGACATGCTCTGTACGAACCCCGAGTCGACGATCACCGGCCCGGCGGGCAAGGCCCACCACCACACTGCCGACATCGTCGGGAAGTCCGATTTCGATCTGTACGACCCCGCGTTCGCTGCCGCGGCGGTCGCTGAAGACCGCGTGGTGATGGCGACCGAGGAGTCGATGATCGACGAACTCGCGGAGTCGACGACGAACCTCGGTGAGACCATCATCACGCGCACGAGCAAGGTCCCCCGATACGACGCCGAGGGCAACGTCGTCGGCATCGTCGGCGTCACCCGGGACGTCACCGAGCGCGAACAGACCCGGCGTGACCTCGAACGGCAGAACGACCGCCTCGAAGCGTTCACCGAGGTGCTCGCTCACGACCTTCGGAACCCCCTCGAAGTCGCCCGGGGGAACGTCGATTTACTCGCTGAGTCGGTCGATCACGCTGCCGTCGGGGCCATCGGCCGGTCGCTCGACCGGATGTCCGAATTGATCGGTGAGATCCACTCGTTCGTCCTGGAGGGCCGGACCGTCGACGACCCCAACGCGGTGGCTCTCGCATCCGTCGCACACCGGGCCTGGGACTCCGTCGCGACCGACGGCGCGACACTCGACGTGCGGACGACCCGAACGATTCGGGCCGACCCCGACCGTCTCGTTCGACTGCTGGAGAACCTCTACCGGAACGCGATCGAACACGGGACGACCGACGGGTCGGTCACCGTCGCCGTCGCGGACCTGCCCGACGGGTTCGTGGTCGTCGACGACGGTCCGGGCATTCCGGCCGGCGAGCGCGACCGGGTGTTCGAGCGTGGCGTGAGTACCCGATCCGGGAACACCGGGTTCGGACTCGCCATCGTCGAGACCATCGCGTCCGCTCACGGCTGGTCGGTCGGTCTCACGGCCGATCCGCCGGTCGAACTCGGGGGTGCGGCGGTCACGATCACCGGCGTCGTCCGCGTGGAAGACTAG
- a CDS encoding 30S ribosomal protein S11, with protein MSDSRWAVAHVHASFNNTIMTVTDLTGSETLAKSSGGTVVKQNRDEASPYAAMQMAEEVAENVLAQGIDGVHVRVRGPGGNEQTNPGPGAQATIRALARAGLEIGRIEDVTPIPHDGTRSPKSSGF; from the coding sequence ATGTCCGACTCACGATGGGCGGTCGCTCACGTACACGCATCGTTCAACAACACCATCATGACTGTGACTGACCTCACGGGCTCGGAGACGCTGGCGAAGTCCTCCGGTGGGACCGTCGTCAAGCAGAACCGCGACGAGGCCTCGCCGTATGCCGCGATGCAGATGGCCGAGGAAGTCGCCGAGAACGTCCTCGCGCAGGGCATCGACGGCGTCCACGTCCGTGTCCGCGGCCCCGGTGGGAACGAGCAGACGAACCCGGGTCCGGGCGCGCAGGCCACGATCCGGGCACTCGCCCGTGCGGGCCTGGAGATCGGTCGAATCGAAGACGTGACCCCGATCCCGCACGACGGGACGCGCAGTCCGAAATCGAGCGGGTTCTAG
- a CDS encoding DNA-directed RNA polymerase subunit K yields MPPQTTSRYEKARMLGARALQVAYGAPVLIDTDQTQPILIAAEEYDAGVLPFTINREQ; encoded by the coding sequence ATGCCCCCCCAAACGACCAGCAGATACGAGAAAGCCCGTATGCTCGGCGCGCGGGCGCTGCAGGTGGCATACGGGGCACCGGTACTGATCGACACCGACCAGACCCAGCCGATCCTCATCGCCGCCGAGGAGTACGACGCTGGCGTCCTCCCGTTTACGATCAACAGAGAGCAATAG